GGAGTGAAAAAATTCGTACTAAATACAGTTATAAATTCAGGTGGGTATCCGTGCCCTCCAATTAAAATCGGTGTAGGAATAGGTGGGACCTCTGATATTGCAATGAAACTTTCAAAAAAAGCCCTATTGAGACAATGTGAAAGAAAGCATAAGGATGAGAAAATAGCTAGCTTAGAAAAAGAACTACAGGAGATGATGAATTCTACAGGTATTGGTTCTATGGGGCTTGGAGGAACGGTAACCACCCTTGGAGTAAATGTAGAATACGCGGACTGTCATACGGCTTCACTTCCAGTAGGAATTAGCATTCAGTGTTGGGCAGACAGAAGGGCATCTATGCGATTATATGATAATGGCGATGTTGAATATCTATCCCACAGAGGGTTTAATGATGACTAGATATTATCTATCCACGCCAATATCTGAGAAAGATATCTCGAATCTAAAGGTTGGTGATATAGTCTTCATCTCTGGTTTACTTATTACCTCAAGAGATCAAGCACATTTGAGAGCATTGGAATATACTCGAAAAAAGAAGGAAGTGCCTATTGATTATGGGAATTCTGTGCTATTTCATTGTGGTCCAGTTGTGAAAAAAACAGATAATGAATGGATTGTAATTGCTGCAGGACCAACAACTAGCGATAGAATGGAGGAAATTGAACACGAATTCATACGCATATTTAATGTAAGAATGATAATAGGCAAGGGTGGTATGGGAGAAAAAACAACAAAATCATTGGAAAAGAATAAAGCTATTTATTGTAGCTATACTGGAGGAGCTGGAGCATTAGCTGCTAAAGCAATCGAAAGAGTTGTGAAGGTTGAATGGTTAGATCTAGGTATTCCTGAGGCAGCATGGACTTTCGAGGTGAAAAATTTTGGACCGTGTATTGTTTCAATCGACTCTAAAGGAAATAATTTGTACTCTGAAGTGAGTGCTAAAGTGAAACAAAATTATGAAAGAATCATAAAATCTAACGCAGGTTGATGAAGAAGGACCGAGATTTGATTTCGATTATTGGATTAGAAAAGATCCAAGAAGTATCCGAA
The sequence above is a segment of the Candidatus Bathyarchaeota archaeon genome. Coding sequences within it:
- a CDS encoding FumA C-terminus/TtdB family hydratase beta subunit, yielding MMTRYYLSTPISEKDISNLKVGDIVFISGLLITSRDQAHLRALEYTRKKKEVPIDYGNSVLFHCGPVVKKTDNEWIVIAAGPTTSDRMEEIEHEFIRIFNVRMIIGKGGMGEKTTKSLEKNKAIYCSYTGGAGALAAKAIERVVKVEWLDLGIPEAAWTFEVKNFGPCIVSIDSKGNNLYSEVSAKVKQNYERIIKSNAG